A stretch of Pseudolysobacter antarcticus DNA encodes these proteins:
- a CDS encoding alkaline phosphatase D family protein translates to MRFANSPTSIDTQRRRLLLGASALAGLAFTGSAQRILAQPRFSSYPFTLGVASGDPTPDGFVLWTRLAPEPLTGGGMPALAIAVDWIVALDEKMTRVVQRGSIDAEPEWAHSVHVEVEGLLPDRWYWYQFRVGGELSMIGRTRTAPLPGAAMQRLRFAVASCQHFEQGYFSAYRHMLDDDLDFIMHVGDYIYEGSWGEQIRRHEGAGAVTLDQYRNRHACYKTDMDLQRAHQAYPWLLTWDDHEVENDYAADVSSFGESTEDFVQRRVAAYRAYYEHMPLRARSRPQGRQMLMYSQVGFGDLANFQMIDDRQYRAAHACATPGHNEGLMVSDCAQRYAASQTMLGTTQERWLFDNLSNSRARWNVIGQQTLMAPFESRQDSGEYAVWTEGWDGYASARSRLLNHIADHEVRNAIVLGGDVHAFYVADLKTDFYDQLAPTIATEFVGTSITSHDVDYASIMRDLPHNPHIRFFDSRWRGYLRCEVTPELWRSDLQIVDDVSDVNSRGRTLVSLVVEDGRPGAKPA, encoded by the coding sequence ATGCGCTTTGCCAATTCTCCCACTTCCATCGATACCCAGCGTCGACGTCTGCTGCTCGGCGCGAGCGCGCTTGCGGGCCTTGCGTTTACCGGCTCGGCCCAGCGCATTCTGGCGCAGCCGCGCTTTAGCAGTTATCCGTTTACGCTTGGTGTTGCCAGCGGCGATCCGACGCCGGATGGTTTTGTTTTGTGGACACGCCTCGCGCCCGAGCCGCTTACCGGCGGCGGCATGCCGGCGCTGGCGATTGCGGTCGACTGGATCGTCGCGCTCGATGAAAAAATGACGCGCGTGGTGCAGCGTGGCAGCATCGATGCCGAACCCGAATGGGCGCATTCGGTGCATGTGGAAGTGGAAGGTTTGTTGCCGGATCGCTGGTACTGGTATCAGTTTCGCGTCGGCGGCGAACTCAGCATGATCGGCCGCACGCGCACCGCGCCGCTGCCGGGCGCAGCGATGCAGCGGCTGCGGTTTGCGGTCGCTTCGTGCCAGCATTTCGAGCAGGGATATTTCAGCGCGTATCGGCACATGCTCGATGACGATCTCGATTTCATCATGCATGTCGGCGACTATATTTACGAAGGGTCGTGGGGTGAGCAGATCCGCCGCCACGAAGGCGCGGGCGCGGTCACGCTCGACCAATATCGCAATCGCCACGCGTGCTACAAAACCGATATGGATTTGCAGCGTGCGCATCAGGCCTATCCGTGGTTGCTGACGTGGGACGATCACGAAGTCGAGAACGATTACGCTGCCGATGTATCGAGCTTCGGCGAATCCACCGAGGATTTTGTGCAGCGTCGTGTCGCCGCCTATCGCGCGTATTACGAACACATGCCGCTGCGCGCACGCAGTCGTCCACAAGGCCGGCAGATGCTGATGTATTCGCAGGTGGGTTTCGGCGATCTCGCGAACTTCCAGATGATCGACGATCGCCAGTATCGCGCCGCGCATGCGTGCGCCACGCCCGGGCATAACGAAGGCCTCATGGTCAGCGATTGCGCGCAACGTTACGCCGCCAGCCAGACCATGCTCGGCACGACGCAAGAGCGCTGGCTGTTCGACAATTTATCGAACAGTCGGGCGCGCTGGAACGTGATCGGTCAGCAGACCCTCATGGCGCCGTTCGAGTCGCGCCAGGACAGCGGCGAATACGCAGTGTGGACCGAGGGTTGGGACGGTTACGCCAGCGCGCGTTCGCGCCTGCTCAATCATATTGCCGATCACGAAGTGCGTAATGCGATCGTGCTCGGCGGCGACGTGCACGCGTTTTACGTCGCCGATCTTAAAACCGATTTCTACGATCAACTCGCGCCGACCATCGCCACCGAATTTGTTGGCACTTCGATCACCTCACACGATGTCGATTACGCCAGCATCATGCGCGACCTGCCGCACAATCCGCACATCCGGTTTTTCGACAGCCGCTGGCGCGGTTATCTGCGTTGCGAAGTCACGCCGGAACTCTGGCGCAGCGATCTGCAGATTGTCGATGACGTAAGCGACGTGAATTCGCGTGGGCGAACGCTGGTCTCGCTTGTGGTCGAAGACGGTCGGCCGGGTGCAAAGCCGGCTTAA
- a CDS encoding endonuclease: MIKNFSRALRVVLGSVFVFSPLHAFADGDISRYLDTRVLPVPVGTSFSVLATQPADQARNVPRANPLTVKFSAPVNVVGQWFTLSCGTSGTHTAQVGGGPVGFTLTLDQAPLALEACVFTIVASQVQSQADNTTTLPSDVIVHFMASADLVDYYAGADTSSGPALKAWLHNRIKDHTSCPYTSATYNPCSGSANTWVVLNQADQDPNNTANILDIYKNASYTKIPGGTGAYNREHTWPNSLGFAESNITVAGVDKPNPPYTDTHMLYLSDTTYNANRGNRPLGALSSACPTTATAGCTGYATLAGAGFGGGSGRGDFDIRTGADGNTGRFEIWDHRKGDIARAVMYMAVRYKGGIDAEGITEPNLELTDDSSQIIIINSRTTGQTAYMGLQSDLLAWNDLDLPDAREQMRDEVVYSYQHNRNPFVDHPEWARCVFQNLNCPLDRIFADNFDQ, encoded by the coding sequence ATGATCAAGAATTTCTCGCGCGCACTGCGCGTAGTGCTAGGTTCGGTTTTTGTATTTTCGCCGTTGCATGCGTTTGCCGATGGCGATATTTCGCGTTATCTCGATACACGTGTTTTGCCGGTGCCGGTCGGTACAAGTTTCAGTGTGCTGGCAACGCAGCCGGCTGATCAGGCGCGCAACGTGCCGCGTGCGAATCCGCTCACGGTCAAGTTCAGTGCGCCGGTGAATGTGGTCGGTCAATGGTTCACGCTCAGCTGCGGTACTAGCGGTACGCATACCGCGCAAGTCGGCGGCGGGCCGGTTGGGTTTACGCTGACTCTGGATCAGGCGCCGCTGGCGTTGGAAGCCTGCGTGTTCACCATCGTCGCCAGCCAGGTGCAGAGTCAGGCCGACAATACGACGACCTTGCCGAGCGATGTGATCGTGCATTTCATGGCCTCGGCCGACCTGGTTGATTATTACGCCGGTGCCGATACCAGCAGCGGCCCGGCGCTCAAGGCGTGGCTGCACAATCGCATCAAGGATCACACCTCGTGTCCGTATACCAGCGCGACCTACAATCCGTGCAGCGGTAGCGCGAATACCTGGGTGGTACTGAATCAGGCCGATCAGGATCCGAACAACACCGCCAACATTCTGGATATCTACAAGAACGCGTCGTACACCAAGATTCCCGGTGGCACTGGTGCCTATAACCGCGAACACACATGGCCGAACTCGCTGGGTTTTGCCGAAAGCAATATCACTGTAGCCGGGGTCGACAAACCGAACCCGCCGTACACCGATACACACATGCTGTATCTGTCGGATACCACCTACAACGCGAATCGCGGCAATCGTCCGCTGGGCGCGCTGAGCAGTGCGTGTCCGACCACCGCGACCGCGGGCTGCACCGGATATGCGACGCTTGCGGGCGCGGGTTTCGGCGGCGGCAGCGGGCGTGGTGATTTCGACATCCGCACTGGCGCCGACGGCAACACCGGCCGTTTCGAAATCTGGGATCATCGCAAGGGCGATATTGCACGCGCGGTGATGTACATGGCGGTGCGCTACAAAGGCGGTATCGATGCCGAAGGTATCACCGAACCGAATCTCGAACTCACCGACGATTCCAGCCAAATCATCATCATCAATTCGCGCACCACCGGCCAGACCGCGTACATGGGTTTGCAGAGTGATCTGCTGGCTTGGAATGATCTGGACTTGCCCGACGCACGCGAACAGATGCGCGACGAAGTGGTGTATTCGTATCAACACAATCGCAATCCGTTCGTCGATCACCCGGAATGGGCGCGTTGCGTATTCCAGAATCTGAACTGTCCTCTAGATAGGATTTTCGCCGATAATTTCGATCAATAA
- a CDS encoding sensor histidine kinase, translating to MSSVVSLFPIPPAMAVVVTAPTSATDDIRHLIKPTAALPPELSVNAVGEALSRPEYSGLMSLPIVDAGGMPVGSISRFELMVRVFMRPYGRELHGRRPIATLMNTQPLIIAADTTVDAASRFIAENIRQPISDDFIVVDEHGKYLGMGVVLDVLGAMAGRLTQQATDLELANRNLRSSQSQLIQSEKMASLGQMVAGLAHEINTPLGYVKNNVEMTRGIVADAQTLLGSYQQVVDALLAPEPPPAPIFEALVQQLEEQRAICDAETLQDLRSLLDDTVFGVAQIGDLVGNLKDFSRLDKARIEQVDLHKLIESALKIGGNLLRKKNVVIERRFGEIPEVECSPAQINQVLLNLITNAAQAIEHEHGKIVLRTQQVGKHVFLLVEDNGRGIPTDVLPCIFDPFFTTKPIGQGTGLGLSICYQIMQDHRGHIRATSVPGQGTRFLVALPQRALAEQAQASES from the coding sequence ATGAGCAGCGTCGTTTCCCTGTTTCCCATCCCGCCGGCGATGGCGGTTGTCGTCACCGCGCCAACGTCCGCGACGGATGACATCCGCCACCTGATCAAGCCGACCGCGGCACTGCCGCCGGAGCTGTCGGTGAACGCGGTCGGCGAGGCGCTGTCGCGTCCCGAATACAGCGGATTGATGTCACTTCCGATCGTCGATGCGGGCGGCATGCCCGTCGGCAGCATCAGTCGATTCGAGCTCATGGTGCGCGTATTCATGCGTCCGTACGGCCGTGAGCTGCACGGTCGGCGCCCGATCGCCACGCTGATGAATACCCAGCCGCTAATCATCGCCGCCGATACAACGGTCGATGCGGCCAGCCGCTTCATCGCCGAAAATATTCGTCAACCGATCAGCGACGATTTTATCGTGGTCGATGAGCACGGAAAATATCTCGGCATGGGCGTGGTGCTGGATGTGCTCGGCGCGATGGCGGGCCGCCTGACGCAGCAGGCCACCGATCTCGAACTCGCCAATCGCAACCTGCGTTCGTCGCAAAGTCAGCTCATTCAATCGGAGAAAATGGCGTCACTCGGACAGATGGTCGCGGGCCTCGCGCACGAAATCAACACGCCGCTCGGTTACGTCAAGAACAACGTCGAAATGACACGCGGCATCGTCGCCGATGCACAAACATTGCTGGGTTCGTATCAACAGGTGGTAGATGCGCTGCTCGCGCCGGAGCCGCCGCCCGCACCGATCTTCGAGGCGCTCGTGCAGCAGCTCGAAGAACAGCGCGCGATATGTGATGCCGAGACCTTGCAGGATCTACGTTCGCTGCTTGACGACACCGTATTCGGCGTCGCCCAGATCGGCGATCTGGTCGGCAACCTCAAGGACTTCAGCCGGCTTGACAAGGCGCGTATCGAGCAGGTCGATTTGCACAAGCTCATCGAGAGCGCGTTGAAGATTGGCGGTAATCTGCTACGCAAGAAAAACGTCGTCATCGAGCGCCGTTTCGGCGAGATTCCCGAGGTCGAATGTTCGCCCGCGCAGATCAACCAGGTGCTGCTGAATCTCATCACCAACGCCGCGCAGGCGATCGAGCACGAGCACGGCAAGATCGTGTTACGCACGCAGCAGGTCGGCAAGCATGTATTCCTGCTGGTCGAAGACAACGGCCGCGGCATTCCGACCGATGTTTTGCCGTGCATCTTCGATCCGTTTTTCACCACCAAACCCATCGGCCAGGGCACGGGTCTGGGCCTGTCGATCTGCTACCAGATCATGCAGGATCATCGTGGCCATATCCGCGCCACATCGGTGCCGGGGCAGGGCACGCGTTTCCTCGTCGCGTTGCCGCAACGCGCGCTCGCGGAGCAAGCACAGGCCAGCGAATCATGA
- a CDS encoding response regulator produces the protein MSANPLATVLFVDDEERILRSLKMLFRGRYNVLTTSSGSEAVAIAKRQPVHVIVSDQRMPEMLGVEVLRHVREASPQTMRLLLTGYSDLQAIVASVNEGEIFRFIEKPWDPGYLHDVVEQAAQIALQEFALPQLPSPAVIASSAVQPLPHAGAKLLVLDEDPATWRLVRELVPETLEVLHAGNVEQALQILGEHEITLVIAELRHQKDDIPGTLKILKSFNPHVLTIVVTQLRDSRSLIELINQGQIYRFLPKPISRELLRRSIAAALEHYLQLRSTPILLKRHVVEASKTDTGSLSSRLLDYWRRVRDNARTRA, from the coding sequence ATGAGCGCCAATCCGCTCGCCACGGTGTTATTTGTCGACGACGAAGAACGCATCCTGCGCTCGCTCAAGATGCTGTTTCGCGGCCGCTACAATGTGCTGACGACAAGCTCAGGCAGCGAGGCCGTGGCGATCGCCAAACGCCAGCCCGTGCATGTGATCGTCAGCGATCAGCGCATGCCCGAGATGCTCGGCGTGGAGGTGCTGCGCCACGTGCGCGAGGCCTCGCCGCAGACGATGCGTTTGTTGCTGACCGGTTATTCCGATCTGCAGGCGATCGTCGCATCGGTCAATGAAGGCGAGATTTTTCGCTTCATCGAAAAGCCGTGGGATCCCGGTTATCTGCACGATGTAGTCGAGCAGGCGGCGCAGATCGCGCTGCAGGAATTCGCGTTGCCGCAGTTGCCGTCGCCAGCGGTGATCGCGTCCAGCGCAGTTCAGCCGTTGCCGCACGCCGGCGCGAAACTGCTGGTGCTCGATGAAGATCCCGCTACCTGGCGTCTGGTGCGCGAGCTCGTGCCGGAAACGCTCGAAGTGCTGCACGCGGGCAACGTCGAGCAGGCGCTGCAGATTCTCGGTGAACACGAGATCACCCTCGTCATCGCCGAGCTGCGCCATCAAAAGGACGACATACCCGGCACGCTGAAGATACTTAAAAGTTTCAATCCGCACGTGCTCACGATCGTGGTCACGCAGTTGCGCGACAGCCGCAGCTTGATCGAGCTGATCAATCAGGGCCAGATCTACCGTTTCCTGCCCAAGCCGATCAGTCGTGAGCTGTTGCGCCGGAGCATCGCTGCGGCGCTCGAACATTATTTGCAGCTACGCAGTACGCCGATCCTGCTCAAGCGTCATGTCGTCGAGGCGAGCAAAACTGATACCGGTTCGTTGTCCTCACGCCTGCTGGATTACTGGCGTCGCGTGCGCGACAACGCACGCACGCGCGCTTGA
- a CDS encoding glutathione S-transferase family protein, which produces MIIVHHLNNSRSQRVLWLLEELGLPYEIKFYARDKKTMLAPPELLAVHPLGKSPVISDGDLTIAESGAIIEYLIERYGNGALIPAAGTPQRLRYRYWLHYAEGSLMPPLLLKLVFDRIDKGPMPFFVRPVAKAIAARGKSSFIEPQIKRHLVFMESELAKSTWFAGDEISAADIQMSFPLEAAAARGGLDASYPNLSAFLARIHARPAYQQALQRGGEFALG; this is translated from the coding sequence ATGATCATCGTCCATCACCTGAATAATTCGCGCTCGCAACGTGTGCTCTGGCTGCTCGAAGAACTCGGGCTGCCGTACGAAATCAAGTTTTATGCGCGCGACAAAAAAACCATGCTCGCGCCGCCGGAATTGCTCGCAGTGCATCCGCTGGGCAAGTCGCCGGTGATCAGCGATGGTGATCTGACCATCGCCGAATCCGGCGCGATTATCGAATACCTGATCGAACGTTATGGCAACGGCGCGCTAATTCCCGCCGCCGGCACACCGCAGCGTTTGCGCTATCGTTATTGGCTGCATTACGCCGAAGGTTCGCTAATGCCGCCGCTGTTGCTGAAGCTGGTATTCGACCGTATCGACAAAGGCCCGATGCCGTTTTTCGTGCGCCCGGTGGCGAAGGCGATCGCAGCGCGTGGCAAGAGTTCGTTCATCGAACCGCAGATCAAACGGCATCTGGTTTTCATGGAATCCGAACTCGCAAAAAGTACGTGGTTTGCCGGCGATGAAATCAGCGCCGCCGATATCCAGATGAGTTTTCCGCTCGAAGCGGCCGCAGCGCGTGGCGGGCTGGATGCGAGTTATCCAAACCTGTCGGCGTTTCTCGCACGCATCCACGCGCGGCCCGCGTACCAGCAAGCGCTACAACGTGGCGGTGAATTTGCGTTGGGTTGA
- a CDS encoding MAPEG family protein, protein MLIELQMLVWSVVLGLVVVAIAATLGTQQRGLGWNVGARDGIPAPLTGVAARMDRASRNFLETFPFFAVVVLIAIYTQHTNSSTALGAQLYFWARVAYVPIYAAGIPYLRTLAWTVSIVGLVKILLVLF, encoded by the coding sequence ATGTTAATCGAACTGCAAATGCTGGTGTGGAGCGTGGTGTTGGGATTGGTCGTCGTCGCTATCGCCGCGACCCTCGGAACGCAGCAACGTGGACTCGGCTGGAACGTCGGTGCGCGCGATGGCATTCCGGCGCCGCTGACCGGCGTCGCCGCGCGTATGGATCGTGCATCGCGAAATTTTCTCGAAACGTTTCCGTTCTTCGCCGTGGTAGTGCTGATTGCTATCTACACGCAGCACACGAATAGCTCGACCGCGCTCGGCGCACAGTTGTATTTCTGGGCGCGCGTGGCCTACGTGCCGATTTATGCAGCGGGAATTCCGTATCTGCGTACCTTGGCGTGGACGGTTTCGATCGTCGGTCTCGTGAAGATATTGCTGGTTCTGTTCTGA
- a CDS encoding VOC family protein, which produces MAQRLNAIALIVRDYDEAIDYYTRVLDFTLVEDTQLSPEKRWVLIAPPGSSQPQLLLAKAANAEQTTRIGNQTGGRVFLFLHTDDFWTDYQRMRERGVRFCETPREESYATVVVFEDLYGNRWDFIQMKS; this is translated from the coding sequence ATGGCGCAACGTTTGAATGCAATCGCGCTGATCGTGCGCGATTACGACGAGGCGATCGACTACTACACGCGTGTGCTCGATTTCACGCTGGTCGAAGACACGCAACTCAGCCCGGAAAAACGCTGGGTGTTGATTGCGCCGCCTGGGTCGAGCCAGCCACAGTTGCTGCTGGCCAAAGCGGCGAATGCGGAGCAGACGACGCGTATCGGCAATCAAACCGGTGGCCGTGTTTTCCTGTTCCTGCATACCGACGATTTCTGGACCGACTACCAGCGCATGCGCGAGCGCGGCGTGCGGTTTTGCGAAACACCGCGCGAGGAAAGTTACGCCACCGTGGTCGTGTTCGAGGATTTGTACGGCAACCGCTGGGACTTCATCCAGATGAAATCGTGA